GCCAGCATCTCCAGGTCGAACTGGGTGCGCTGCGCCAGGCGCTGCGCCTCGACCAGCTTGTTCTCGGCGTACAGCTGCTCCAGGCGCATGCGCAGCTCGTCCTTGATCCTCTCGATCGCATCGAGCACGGTGCGGCGCGTGGTGACGTAATGGGAACCGGGGTAGATGGTGTAGCGCGGCACGCGACGCAGGGTCTCGCCGGTGAGCGGGTCGAACACGCTGAGCTGCTCGATCTCGCCGTCGAACAGCTCGATCCGCAGCGCCTCGGAGTCGCTTTCGGCCGGATGCACGTCGACGACTTCGCCGCGGACGCGATAGGTCGCGCGGCGCAGCTCGGTGTCGTTGCGGGTGTACTGCATCTCGGTCAGGCGGCGGATCAGCTCGCGCTGGTCGATGCGCTCGCCGCGGACCATGTGCAGGACCATGCGGAAGTATTCGTTCGGATCACCCAGGCCGTAGATTGCCGAGACTGTGCAGACGATGATCGTGTCGCGACGTTCCAGCAGCGCCTTGGTCGCCGACAGGCGCATCTGCTCGATGTGCTCGTTCACCGAGCTGTCCTTCTCGATGAAGGTGTCGCTCGACGGGACGTAGGCTTCGGGCTGGTAGTAGTCGTAGTAGCTGACGAAATACTCGACCGCGTTGTGCGGGAAGAACGCCTTGAACTCGCCGTACAGCTGCGCGGCCAGCGTCTTGTTGGGCGCCATCACCAGGGTCGGCTTCTGCACCGACTGGATCACGTTGGCCACGGTGAAGGTCTTGCCCGAGCCGGTTACGCCGAGCATGGTCTGCGAGGCAAGGCCGCTCTCGAATCCGTCCACCAGGCGCGTGATCGCCTGCGGCTGGTCGCCGGCAGGCTCGTAGGGCGCCACCAGCTGGAAGCCTGCGGGATGGAGGCTGTCGTTCATCAGGCGATGGCTCCGGGCTAAACCTTCAGTGTAGTCGGTGCTGGAGATGGGGACAGCGACGGGTGTTCCCTACCCCCGCGCGCCTCGACACGCCGACTGGATTCAGGTGCCGACGCACCGATAGTCGGCTGCCGGATCTGGAGTACATGCCATGGATCGGCACTCGCGGGGCCTGACCCTGCTGGAACTGATGGTCGCCCTCGCGGTGCTGGGCATGGTTCTGGGCATGGGCGTTCCCGCGTTCAGGCGCGCGTCCAGTGCGGCCCGGGCGGACGGGGTGTTCCATGATCTGACCGCATCGCTGGCGATGGCCAGAGCAATCGCGGTGAGCCGCGGCGTCCCGGTCGTGACCTGTCCAAGCCGGGACGGGATCAGCTGCAGGCAGGACGGCGCATGGGACCTGGGTTGGATCGCATTCCAGGCCCGAAGCCGCCAGCAGCGCGACGCCGCATCGCTCGAGCTGGTGCGGATGCATGATGCGTCGTCAGCGCGGAAGCTGGTCATTCAAAGCACCCGGCCCCGCGTCCGCTTCCAGCCAAGCGGTCGCAGCGAAGGCAGCAACGTCAGCTTGTGCATCTATGGCGGCGCAGATGGCCCCCTGATTGGCCGCATCGCGGTCAACCGGAGCGGCCGGATTCGATCGGAACGGACGCCAAACGCCACGATCTGCGGCAATTCGCCATGATCCACAGGCTGGAGACTATTGACCCTGCCGTTGGAGGCTTTACAATGCCCGTCCCCGCCCGAATAGCTCAGCCGGTTAGAGCACTTGACTGTTAATCAGGGGGTCGTTGGTTCGAGTCCAACTTCGGGCGCCAAATACTGAAAGCCGCGAGCAATCGCGGCTTTTTTGTTGCGCGGGATTCGCGCTCGGCCCTGCTTCCCGATCGACGGCACGAAGCAATCGGGCAAGAGAAAGCCCACGTCGCCGTGGGCTTCTTTTGCATCTTCAGCGTTACCAGCAACCGGGCCCTGAGCCCGTCGCGGACTTCGCACCGGCCTGGGTCAGGCTGAGCGAACCGCACTTGGTGTCCTTCTCCTGGCCCGTGCCCGAAATCGGTGCGGCGGTGAGCGTGTACGTATCGACGGTGGCCACGATCTTGACCCCGTAATACGCCTTGCCCGTACGCGGCGACTTGCCAAGGCTGCCCGCCAGCGTGCCATCACCTGCCGGAGTGCCGAATCCGACGTAGGTGTTGTTGACGGTGCGCCAACGCTCAGCCAGCTGGGCAAGCTCCAGGACGTCTGCCTTTGCCTGACCGCGCCGACCCTTGCGCACGCTGTCGGCGTAGGTCGGGTACGCGATCGAGGCGAGGATCGCCACCACCACCACCACGATCATCAACTCGATGAGGGTAAAGCCGCGGGCGGCCCGGCGAGGGGCGCCCGTGCCGGATGCAACGTTGATCATCGGATCTGTCTCCAGGATTGACGGCCACACGGTCTCACTCGATACAGCGGCTTCGAGCCTGCGACCGAGACGATCGCCATGCAGTACTCAGGCGGCAATGCATCGTAGGCGGCAACGGCGGCATCGTCCGGCGTACCCGACAGGCCACCTTGCTTACCGGTGGTGAGCACGGTCACGTCCTTGACCGGCGCAGAGCCGTCCGTTTCGAGGGTCAGGCGTCCACTGCCCTCCGCGGCTGCAGTGCCCGTCGGCGAACCGACCCGCACCGTGCCCAGGTTGCCGCCACCGCTCAGCGCGTTCAGGCCGTACAGGTAGTTGGTACCGCCACCGGAGCAAGCATCAACCGCGGTAGGTGCGTATGTCGCGAAGTAGAGCGTGCCTCCATCCAGGCGCGGATAGCTGACCATGCGCTCGCCGTCGTACTTGAGTTTGCCGTCGGTCCCCGGGATGACGAGGTCCACATACCAGCCGCGACTGGTGTAGTAGTCGACGTCGCTGTTGCTGACCGCACTGACGCCATTGGTCGCCGCACCGGCCGACTGCTGGACCAGGTTGGCTCGCGTCAGCGGCAGAGCCGATGCCAGCTCTCCCGGCATGTCGAGGACGCCGTAGATGCTGTGGACGTCCCTGTTCTCCTTGTCACCGTTGTAGGAGAAGCTGCCGGTACCGAACAGCAGCATCACGCCGCCGCGCGGTCCAAGCGCCGCTTCAAAACCACCGGTGATGGCCTGGCGCTTGGACGTGGTCAGCGTGCCGTCCTTTGCCGTGAACAGCGGCTTGCCGCCGAGCGCGAGGCGTGCGGTGCCGCTCTTGGTCAGGTCGAACTTCCAGACGTTGCCGTGCAGGTCGCCGCCGTAGACCGTATCGATCATGCCGTCGGAACCAGTGACGAATGCCGAGGTAGCCGAGCTGTACTGCTTCTGGTCGATGGCGACGATGTTACCCAGGCCGTTGGCCGTGGCCGGACCGCCGGTTTCCTTGGCATCGATGTAGTCCACATCGCCGGTCTTCATGTCGACCACGAACAGAGTCGCGGTACCAATCGTGGTGGTGGCGGTGTCGGCGTTGACCTTGTTGCCGTAGCCGCCGCCAAACACTGCCTTCCACACCGGCTTGCCGCTGCTGTCGCGCACCGGAACGATCAGCGGCTTGCCCAGCACGTAGCCGATGCGGTCACCGACTGCGCCGGCGATCTTGTCATTGACTTCCCACAGCACGTCATCCGCGGCGAACTTCGTCTTGCCTACGTCGCTGATATCGAGGCCGAAGACGCTGCGGCCACCGGCTCCGGACGTGCCGACCAGCACCGTGCGCCAGTCGTCGGTCGCGAACAGCGCATCGGAGATCGCGACGGGGCCGTCGACAAAGTAGCGATGCTGGAAGTTCGGGCTGGTCGGGAACAGCAGGTTGCCCATGTAGCCAACTGCGGTCGCCGGGATGAACCCGAACTGCTCCACGCCGGTATCGCCATGAAACGCGTGCAGCATGCCGTCGTTGGCGCCGACGTAGACCATGCGCTTGCGGGTCTTCTTGTCGTCCAGGTACTTGTTGTACGCGTACGGGTCGTAGCCGAAGCTGCCGTCGGCCTTGCGCATCAGCGCATAGCCGAAGTCGTCGGTCGGCGCGGCCACGAGCGGGCTCGAGTTGACGATGTCGCCCAACGGGCTGGTACGCGTGCGCAGGCTGCTGCCCTCAAGCGTGCGGTCGCCACTCAGGTAGGCCACGGCCTGGGTGGCGGTCACGCCGAGCGTCGTCACGTCCGCGCCCGAAGTCGGACCGCAACCGGAGGTGTAGTTGGCGCACAAGGCCGTCAGCGTCGACGGGCCTGCCGTCACGAAGTCGGCAACCGTCGGCGTGCTGTCGTCCGTGGTGGTTGCATAGAGCAGATTGCGTGCGGTCGCGGCCGGCAGCTTCGTGCTGGCCGTCCAGCTGGCGGTGTAGGTGATCATGCCACCGGTGCCGCGGGTTGGCTTGCTGGCGGCCACATCGCCGTACCAGTCGGTGCCGTTACGACCGAAGCGCGGCGTGACCTGGAGCGAGTCGTCGCCGATCTTGGTGCCCGTAATCGCGATGCTGCCGGATACGCCGCCCGCCACACCGACCGAAGCCAGCACGTCGCGCATCGCGTTGGTAATGGCCGCGGGCGTCTGCGCGTTGATATAGGAGCCGCGCGCGGTCATCGTGGCGTGCCAGATCTCGTCCACGGTGTTCGGGTTGTCATTGGTGCGCACTTCCCAGGCCGGAGACGTCGCCGACGCCAGTGCCTGCTTGGTGGCGAGCGGACCGTCACCGCGCCCATTGGGAAGGACACCATAGTTGACGCCGAACTGCTTGCCACGGGCACCCAGGGTGATGCCATAGAAGTTCATGTGCAGATTGGTCTTGCAGTCCACGCCCTTCTTGGCGTTGGCGTCCGAGCTCTCGCAGATCGCTGGATTGGACGTGGGCACTCTGCCGGCGGTGAAGGAACCCGAGCGCAACGTGCGGTTGTAGTAGTACGCGGCAATGTCTGCCAGCGTGTCGGAATGAGTATCCTCGAACGGAACTCCGAGCCCGCTGTCGGCGTTGCCGACCGTCGGGCCATCCTGGTTGCTGTAACCATCGGTAAACAGCATGCCGGCGTTCTTCTGGCACGCGTGCAGGATGACGTTGGTGTTGGTATCGAACTGCTTGCCGATGTTCTCGACCGCGAAGCGGTTGGGCGTGCTGCCATTGGCGTCAAGCTTGATCACGTCGGTCAGCAGCGCGGTCTTGTCGGCCGCCACATCCATGTCGCGCATCGACAGGTTGGTGTAATTGCCGTTCTTGTCGCGAGCGTTGATCGTGAAATAGCCGACGCGAAGCTTGCTCACGTCCTTCAGCGAGCGGGTAAGGCCCGCGACCATCGCGCGGTTGCGGTTACCGTAGAACGAGTACCAGTTGGCAAAATTCTGCCGGGTCTTGTCCTCGTTCGGCGTGTAGCGATAAAGCGAACAACCGGTGCCGCAGGCGTTGGTAATCGCGGCGCTCTTGTCGTAGCCGGCGATGGTCCGGTCGGCCTTCAGATAGAACGTACCGGGGGTGTACTCAATGGCGATGGGCTGCGCACCACCATTCCAGG
Above is a genomic segment from Lysobacter sp. S4-A87 containing:
- a CDS encoding PilC/PilY family type IV pilus protein, whose amino-acid sequence is MKLERLLIVSIATAGVVGLLALTHYVGANATRQGDGILAQEPMHLGSTVSPNFIMAIDDSGSMTFQTMFPGADGEGCWSSNSFFNGLNLRTSGSCDYLYVLPGTRINNYRGIPPFDAYGFARSPDYNPTYYSPDVTYDRWVKPDLQDYANASLTATLIDPRGTATVNLFGARYEKNVGESFFVQDGMVIPKDTKYTTFICSNYNNGNCNAWRDVDKSYTAASSFTWNGGAQPIAIEYTPGTFYLKADRTIAGYDKSAAITNACGTGCSLYRYTPNEDKTRQNFANWYSFYGNRNRAMVAGLTRSLKDVSKLRVGYFTINARDKNGNYTNLSMRDMDVAADKTALLTDVIKLDANGSTPNRFAVENIGKQFDTNTNVILHACQKNAGMLFTDGYSNQDGPTVGNADSGLGVPFEDTHSDTLADIAAYYYNRTLRSGSFTAGRVPTSNPAICESSDANAKKGVDCKTNLHMNFYGITLGARGKQFGVNYGVLPNGRGDGPLATKQALASATSPAWEVRTNDNPNTVDEIWHATMTARGSYINAQTPAAITNAMRDVLASVGVAGGVSGSIAITGTKIGDDSLQVTPRFGRNGTDWYGDVAASKPTRGTGGMITYTASWTASTKLPAATARNLLYATTTDDSTPTVADFVTAGPSTLTALCANYTSGCGPTSGADVTTLGVTATQAVAYLSGDRTLEGSSLRTRTSPLGDIVNSSPLVAAPTDDFGYALMRKADGSFGYDPYAYNKYLDDKKTRKRMVYVGANDGMLHAFHGDTGVEQFGFIPATAVGYMGNLLFPTSPNFQHRYFVDGPVAISDALFATDDWRTVLVGTSGAGGRSVFGLDISDVGKTKFAADDVLWEVNDKIAGAVGDRIGYVLGKPLIVPVRDSSGKPVWKAVFGGGYGNKVNADTATTTIGTATLFVVDMKTGDVDYIDAKETGGPATANGLGNIVAIDQKQYSSATSAFVTGSDGMIDTVYGGDLHGNVWKFDLTKSGTARLALGGKPLFTAKDGTLTTSKRQAITGGFEAALGPRGGVMLLFGTGSFSYNGDKENRDVHSIYGVLDMPGELASALPLTRANLVQQSAGAATNGVSAVSNSDVDYYTSRGWYVDLVIPGTDGKLKYDGERMVSYPRLDGGTLYFATYAPTAVDACSGGGTNYLYGLNALSGGGNLGTVRVGSPTGTAAAEGSGRLTLETDGSAPVKDVTVLTTGKQGGLSGTPDDAAVAAYDALPPEYCMAIVSVAGSKPLYRVRPCGRQSWRQIR
- a CDS encoding GspH/FimT family pseudopilin codes for the protein MDRHSRGLTLLELMVALAVLGMVLGMGVPAFRRASSAARADGVFHDLTASLAMARAIAVSRGVPVVTCPSRDGISCRQDGAWDLGWIAFQARSRQQRDAASLELVRMHDASSARKLVIQSTRPRVRFQPSGRSEGSNVSLCIYGGADGPLIGRIAVNRSGRIRSERTPNATICGNSP
- a CDS encoding type IV pilin protein, whose protein sequence is MINVASGTGAPRRAARGFTLIELMIVVVVVAILASIAYPTYADSVRKGRRGQAKADVLELAQLAERWRTVNNTYVGFGTPAGDGTLAGSLGKSPRTGKAYYGVKIVATVDTYTLTAAPISGTGQEKDTKCGSLSLTQAGAKSATGSGPGCW